From the genome of Winogradskyella forsetii, one region includes:
- a CDS encoding serine hydrolase → MKHLKFIIALTLLSTLAFAQTDKRLKGIEKQFNSVLESTKAPGFAVAIVEGDKIIYAKGFGYADYENKVPANANTLFAIGSSTKAFTSALLGLHREDDKLSFDDSPRKHIKELEFFNNDMNNQITIKDLMRHSTGLPRHDGSWYFFPSHNKDSLIAKIKYHEPFTGVRQQWYYNNFGFLLQGVITERITGKTWEENIENEFFEPLGMERSNTTIEAMKSSSNASLGYQLDKDRNIEKMDYYDIAGMSPAGSINSSVNDMSKWLMTWINDGKYKDEQIIPENYVKEAMSSQMVVAAGLPSKELPEAQFANYGYGWFLHSYKGHYMVEHGGNIDGFSASVALYPSDSLGIVVLANQNGSQVPRLIRNIAADYMLKVNKTEWAKKHKEDTEKALEALEEAKDDMGISNVKNTKPSHTKIDYTGAYENKGYGKFEIVMENDSLFSELNEDRQYLNHFHYDTFEFIDVKNGKVDTTAIGSSIKINFSTNTAGDIDYGHIEIEGLLDPIAFKRTPNTIDVDAKTLEQYVGKFDLMGQEIKAYIKDENVLYVFVPGQPEYALVPTATHKFNFKTLEGFKVEFIEADDKSINEVKFIQPNGTFVAKRKNED, encoded by the coding sequence ATGAAGCACCTTAAATTTATTATTGCGTTAACGTTGCTGTCAACCTTAGCATTTGCACAAACCGACAAACGATTAAAAGGTATTGAAAAGCAATTCAATTCCGTATTAGAAAGTACGAAAGCACCTGGTTTTGCCGTGGCTATTGTAGAAGGCGACAAAATTATCTATGCTAAAGGTTTTGGATATGCCGATTACGAAAACAAAGTACCAGCAAATGCCAACACGCTTTTTGCTATTGGCTCTTCTACCAAAGCATTTACATCTGCACTATTAGGATTGCATCGCGAGGATGATAAATTATCGTTTGATGATAGTCCAAGAAAACACATTAAGGAACTCGAGTTTTTTAATAATGATATGAATAACCAAATCACCATTAAAGATCTTATGAGACACAGCACAGGTTTGCCAAGACATGATGGTTCTTGGTACTTTTTCCCGAGTCACAACAAGGATAGTTTGATCGCCAAAATAAAGTATCACGAACCTTTTACAGGCGTACGCCAACAATGGTATTATAATAATTTTGGATTTTTATTACAAGGCGTTATTACTGAAAGAATCACGGGAAAAACCTGGGAAGAAAACATTGAAAACGAATTCTTTGAACCATTGGGAATGGAGCGCTCCAACACCACTATTGAAGCCATGAAATCCAGCTCCAATGCCTCATTAGGTTACCAGCTAGATAAAGATAGAAACATTGAAAAAATGGATTATTATGATATTGCCGGTATGTCTCCAGCAGGAAGTATCAATAGTTCTGTCAATGATATGAGCAAATGGTTGATGACTTGGATTAATGACGGAAAATATAAAGATGAGCAAATTATTCCTGAAAACTATGTAAAAGAAGCTATGAGCTCGCAAATGGTTGTCGCAGCCGGATTGCCTTCAAAGGAATTACCAGAAGCACAATTCGCCAATTACGGTTACGGTTGGTTTTTGCATTCTTACAAAGGACATTATATGGTAGAACATGGTGGTAATATCGATGGCTTTTCGGCAAGTGTGGCCTTATACCCATCCGATAGTTTGGGTATTGTGGTCTTGGCCAACCAAAATGGTTCCCAAGTACCAAGACTTATCAGGAATATTGCAGCCGATTATATGCTGAAAGTGAATAAAACCGAATGGGCCAAAAAGCATAAGGAAGATACGGAAAAAGCTTTGGAAGCATTAGAAGAAGCCAAAGACGATATGGGAATTTCCAATGTAAAAAACACCAAACCGTCACATACCAAAATTGATTATACAGGTGCCTATGAAAATAAAGGCTATGGGAAATTTGAAATTGTAATGGAAAACGATTCCCTATTTTCTGAACTTAACGAAGACAGACAATACTTAAACCACTTTCATTACGATACGTTTGAATTTATCGATGTGAAAAACGGTAAAGTAGATACCACAGCCATAGGAAGTTCCATAAAAATAAATTTTAGTACCAACACCGCAGGTGATATAGATTATGGCCATATTGAAATTGAAGGCCTATTAGATCCTATCGCCTTTAAACGGACGCCAAACACCATAGATGTTGATGCCAAAACCTTGGAGCAGTACGTCGGGAAATTTGATTTGATGGGACAGGAAATAAAAGCCTATATTAAGGATGAAAATGTACTTTATGTATTTGTGCCAGGCCAACCAGAATATGCCTTAGTGCCCACAGCAACGCACAAGTTTAATTTTAAAACTTTAGAAGGTTTTAAGGTTGAGTTTATTGAAGCTGATGATAAAAGCATCAACGAAGTGAAATTTATTCAGCCTAATGGGACGTTTGTGGCTAAGCGAAAGAATGAGGATTAA